In Flavimarina sp. Hel_I_48, the following are encoded in one genomic region:
- a CDS encoding ABC transporter ATP-binding protein, translating to MKKILTLNNLSKRYGNVKAVNDLSFTIEQGNVYGILGPNGSGKSTTLGMVLNVVNPTSGTFKWFDGGTSTHEALKHVGAIIEHPNFYPYMTAAQNLELVCSIKNVKPEKIDEKLQIVGLLDRKKSKFSSFSLGMKQRLAIASALLNDPEILILDEPTNGLDPQGIHQIREIIRKIAATGTTILLASHLLDEVEKVCSHVVIIRNGVKLYAGPVDELNVNNGFFELKAENMVELTNLIQNHPDFGQIKEENGLITAVLKNPLAAQDLNRQFFDNGIALTHLVKRKESLEEQFLQLTNNLN from the coding sequence TTGAAAAAAATCCTAACGCTTAATAACCTCTCTAAACGCTATGGCAACGTGAAAGCGGTAAACGACCTTTCTTTTACTATAGAGCAGGGCAACGTTTATGGTATTCTGGGACCTAACGGAAGCGGGAAATCCACTACCCTGGGCATGGTACTTAACGTCGTGAATCCCACTAGTGGGACTTTTAAATGGTTTGATGGCGGCACTTCCACGCACGAGGCGCTTAAGCATGTAGGTGCTATTATTGAACATCCCAACTTTTACCCGTATATGACCGCGGCGCAAAACTTAGAGCTTGTGTGCAGCATCAAGAACGTAAAGCCTGAGAAAATTGATGAAAAGCTTCAAATTGTAGGTCTTTTAGACCGGAAGAAGAGCAAATTCAGTAGTTTTTCGCTGGGTATGAAACAGCGGCTTGCGATTGCTTCTGCCCTGCTCAATGATCCTGAAATTCTCATTCTGGACGAACCCACAAATGGTCTCGACCCTCAGGGAATTCACCAAATACGGGAGATCATCAGAAAAATTGCGGCTACTGGCACCACAATCCTTCTCGCCTCCCACTTACTTGACGAGGTTGAAAAAGTCTGTAGCCATGTCGTTATCATTCGCAATGGAGTTAAACTGTATGCCGGTCCCGTAGATGAGCTCAATGTAAACAATGGCTTTTTTGAACTTAAAGCCGAAAATATGGTGGAATTGACCAATTTGATCCAAAACCATCCTGATTTTGGCCAAATAAAGGAAGAAAATGGTTTAATAACGGCAGTACTAAAAAATCCACTGGCGGCTCAGGATCTCAACAGGCAGTTTTTTGACAACGGCATAGCGCTCACCCATCTTGTGAAGAGAAAAGAGAGTCTTGAAGAGCAATTTTTGCAGCTTACAAACAACCTAAACTAG
- a CDS encoding ABC transporter permease, whose amino-acid sequence MLRLLQIEFYKLKHSRSSKILALAYFILLSLIALVTSIKFSLGGREISVADMGIFNFPIIWHFTTYIASMLKFFLAIVIVSMMSNEYSNRTLKQNLIDGLSKKEFVLSKFYTVIAFSLLSAIFVFILTLILGYSFSDYTEFSIVTREVSFVFAYFLKLVAFFSFCLFLGVLVKRSAFALGFLFVWWIIENIFYGIFRYQLGADISKAILQFFPLEAMSNLIDRPVERLDFVQAAANQLQANIGVDYALHWYEVLIASLWIFLFIYGTLSLLKKRDL is encoded by the coding sequence ATGCTTCGATTATTACAAATAGAATTCTACAAACTTAAACACAGCCGTTCTTCAAAAATTCTGGCACTTGCTTATTTTATATTGCTTTCTCTCATTGCACTTGTAACATCTATTAAATTCAGTCTGGGCGGCAGGGAGATAAGCGTTGCAGATATGGGAATATTCAATTTCCCTATCATTTGGCATTTTACGACCTACATCGCTTCAATGCTCAAATTTTTTCTGGCGATCGTCATTGTTTCCATGATGTCCAATGAATATAGCAACCGTACGCTCAAGCAAAATTTAATAGATGGTTTGAGCAAAAAAGAGTTTGTGCTCTCTAAATTTTATACGGTTATTGCGTTCTCATTGCTTTCCGCAATTTTCGTATTTATTCTGACACTCATTCTGGGTTACTCGTTTTCAGATTATACTGAATTCAGTATCGTGACCCGCGAGGTAAGTTTTGTTTTCGCCTACTTTTTAAAGTTGGTCGCCTTCTTTTCCTTTTGCTTGTTTCTGGGTGTACTGGTCAAACGTTCTGCATTTGCACTGGGCTTTCTTTTTGTTTGGTGGATCATAGAGAACATTTTCTATGGGATCTTCCGCTATCAGCTGGGCGCTGATATTTCAAAGGCAATACTTCAGTTTTTTCCGCTGGAAGCGATGTCTAATTTGATAGACCGTCCCGTAGAACGGTTGGATTTTGTACAGGCTGCTGCTAACCAGTTACAGGCAAATATAGGTGTTGATTATGCGCTGCACTGGTACGAGGTGCTGATCGCCAGTTTATGGATATTCCTTTTTATATATGGTACCCTTTCCCTTCTGAAAAAGCGTGATTTATAG